A window of Treponema primitia ZAS-1 genomic DNA:
AGGGCTGTCCCCAAACGGCCATTGCCGATACCGGTGGGTTCCCTTTCGAAGGATATAAACAGGGGGCTTTTTACAATACCGGTAACCGTATATCTGTTTACCCGGTAGATTTCCTGTTCATCCGCCAACACGGAAGGGGTAAGAAAAAATGTATCCCCAATCTTAAAGTTCCCGAAATAACCGCCGCCCTGCTGGACCAGGCATTCATCGTCCTTTTCGGGGAAGCGGCCCTCAAGGATCTCCACTTGGTTTACAAACCCCTCATCCCCGGCGGCGTCCAGGGGCAATCCGTAAATCCGGGCGGCAAGGACCTCGTCCAAACCGGTTCTGACCAGGGAATCCATCACATAGGCTGGGAGAACCAGGGCAGTGTCGTCCAGGGCTTCCAGGGCCGCAATATCTTCATCGGTGATACCCATGGTAGCTTTAATGAAGATATCCATCATAGTAGTTTTTCTGAAATACCGGTCCATGGAGTGTTTCATGTCCGGTGTAGTTGCCAGAAGCCCGGCGAGAAACCCTACCCCCAGGGCGGCGATGGCAAAGATTGCCACAAAGCGGCTAAGGCTGCCCCGGATCTCCCGGAGTATGGTTTTTATATAGGTTTTGCCAAAGGGTACGTTGGGATGCATTACCACTCAATCTTTTCAACCGGCAAGGGCTTAGGGTTCCTTTCAATATGTACGATCCCCCCGTTTTTCAGCTGAATCACCCGGTCGGCCATGCCCGCGATGGCGTGGTTATGGGTGATAACGATCACCGTCTTTCCCGCGCTATTTGTAACGGAGTTTCCCGCACAGCTTTCCTGCAAAAGCCTGAGTATGTTCTTCCCCGTTTCGTAATCCAGGGCGCCCGTAGGTTCATCACAGAGCAGTATCTTGGGGTTCTTGGCCAGAGCCCTGGCGATGGCAACCCGCTGCTGTTCCCCCCCGGAAAGCTGACCGGGAAAATTGTCCATCCGTTCCGCCAGGCCCACCGCCCTCAGGGTTTCCCGGGGGTCCCGGCTTTCATCGCAAATTTCCGAGGCAAGTTCCACGTTTTCCAGGGCGGTAAGGTTCTGGATCAGGTTGTAAAATTGAAACACAAAGCCCACATCATGCCGGCGGTATTCCGTAAGCTGCCGCTCGTTAAGGGAGCTGATCTCCCGCCCGTCCAGGGAAATGACCCCCTCGTCGCAGGAATCCATGCCCCCGAGCATGTTGAGGAGGGTAGTTTTCCCTGCGCCGCTGGGCCCCAGGATCACGGTAAATTCATTTTTTTCAATTTCAAAGCTTATATGGTCCGCCGCACTTATTCGGTTTTCACCAGCATTGTAGTACTTACAGACCCCACAAAATTCAATAAAACCCATTGTATACTATCGGTAAAACCCCGATTTTTCTGTATTGCCACAACCACCGGTATAGTACATTATAGAATCTAATGA
This region includes:
- a CDS encoding ABC transporter ATP-binding protein, with the protein product MGFIEFCGVCKYYNAGENRISAADHISFEIEKNEFTVILGPSGAGKTTLLNMLGGMDSCDEGVISLDGREISSLNERQLTEYRRHDVGFVFQFYNLIQNLTALENVELASEICDESRDPRETLRAVGLAERMDNFPGQLSGGEQQRVAIARALAKNPKILLCDEPTGALDYETGKNILRLLQESCAGNSVTNSAGKTVIVITHNHAIAGMADRVIQLKNGGIVHIERNPKPLPVEKIEW